The genomic interval CAAATCTTGCATTCTTTTATACTTCACGTGTACAACTGCAATACCAATGTTGACACGACGTCAAATACCCCATTGTTTAATTGGCTTTCAAAATACGtaattagtttaaacaaaacatttcagcATGTTCGATAATAGGGTGAATGAGTAAGGTTTGAATTTCAGGATACTTCTTACATGCAATGGAACGGCAGGAACAGCGATGGGTGAGGAaattttgattgtttgatttgttatacaatttaaaaaagtattcaaTAACATGAAACAAACTGACTGACAAGGACTGTTAGGATTTTAAAGACTAAATGCACGTATAAAATATGCTCAAATTACCTAACTTTATCTCATTTCATATTTCAAGTTTGTGgcgaaaaacaaataaataccaCTACAGAAATCTGCTGCGGAAAGCTACCTCACGGAAGGTTTAAAGACGGACACGAGTTAGGATGTTTTCAAGGTTTGGgtcaatatttgttatttccGTTTGTGACCAGTTCATGGTGgcattattgttgttgttgtatgctGATGGTTGTGGAAATGTTGGTTGTGGTTATTGCTACAGCGACGACGTCGACGATAATAGTATTTGAactgtaaatataaaatgagtTCTATCTTTagtaaatgtttttatcttatttttatcaGACATGGTTTTCGACAAAACGCTCAAGGTTGCTTGTGGAGGTCGACTGGAATTCAGAACAAGTGTGGAGAGGGAATACACGAAAGACTTCTTCTGCTGTTTTGGCCAGTTTCATACAAAGGATAACTATGACGGTAATACTGTCTTTTTCTTCAGATACCCTCTAACCTCTCACTATTTCTGTGAtgacaatatgtatttatttgggTATTCTTCGCACTAAGAAAGAGCACCGGACTGCATACGTCAACAAAATATCTAATACCTACTACATGGTTTAACTTGCTATCCAACAACTTTCAATTACATAACAAAGGTTACCAGGAAACAGAAACAGCATCAACgcgcattaaaaaaaaaacaaatgctaaatttgataatatatatttgttttggatataaaagaaaagttatttagaaGTTTGTTCGGGCTGATCCCGTTGaactgtttttataaaaaataaagtttaaatataacgACACTTATTCATGCTTACTTTAGacgttttatttttctaaaacatgATAGGATGCTGTCATGGTGATAAGGAGCGGTTGTACAAACGCAGATTGCAAGAGTGTTGCAATGGTGTCGTGGTCGATCGCAATATTGGTACTGCTCAGGTGTGCCGCGGAACAGAACTGGTGGATAGAAATGACGGAATAAATAGATTACGTCAATGCATAGGACCACACggacaaaatatattatacgATTCAAGCCGCTATGTTTGCTGCACACAAACCGGTAGGCTCCTATACATTATATCACAAGCGGCATACTTTACCTCTGACCATTTTGAGTCAGTGACCGAACCATTTATTAACACCCATATGTGTGTGCGTATGTGGCATTtctatattgttttttatgttgtgCTTCAATTATTGTATGTAAGCTCTTAACTTACGACACTCTACAAGGTTTTAGTAATTGTTCTATGTTCCATAATATTACAAGCGAAATACTGAACCTCTGACTGTTTTGAGTCAGTTACCGAACCATGTATTATCACCTTTATTTGGATTTGTGTAAGGTCATTTTTGACGTTgtatctttatcattaagtGTATGTTAGGGATTAATTTATAACTCCCCACAAGGTCTTTTTAGTACCTCCAAATTcctttcataattatatttggatcaccatttaagtatttttgccTAAATAGCAAAACCAAATTGCAGTATTGccttgttatattttgaaataaaacattattattatttttgccaTTTCAGGTATGTTGATGACAAAACCAGACCCAGGTCCATATTTCTGTCACGATGATGGGGTATATAATTCATATCAAATGCAACTTCTACGTCTAAACAATGGCACTAAGGTTGTAGTCCAAAAAGGCATCGAAACGTGTGGGAACGGTAAGCATTATTTAACGCACGGGCTGATACATGGTTTTTGATACTGAGGGGCGAAACGTCAGCGACACAGCTATGGACTGCTTATCCTCCAAATGTCGAAAGATATATAAAGTCTACGTGTGTTAAGGGGCCTTGGTGGTACTTCCGCACGAACTATATATTCTAGGCAAATTTATCTATTATATTCAGCCTTTTACTCCAAACGTGATATGGGAATTTTCAGGGTGAGTATGGGGAGGGGGAATATAGTGGTACGTTCtagaaatatttcaacaacaagTGAACCTAATAAATGTACTCACCACAATACGGTACCCTATTGTACGTTACATACATTCCTTTCATATGTATACGAACATCATCATTCACACGAACATGTAGATATCCTTTTCTcaacgtttttatttaaaagaggATCGTTTATATCGCGTTTGTATTCGatatgttgtttgtgtttttcctAAACACAAATTTCGATTTCAAATGGTATGAATATTCATAATGAGTTCAATATGTATAtcgtaacggtccgctgtaggcggcgggtgtgcgttcatagtgtaacggtccgctgtaggcggcggatgtgcggtcataataatattccgttataaacggaagtacgttcgtagtacgtatgttaacttggtaatatgcaaataagcaaagcccgggctctgtgagaatagagaagttagtggttataaagaccagtggtcggggtcgagcatgctttactctcaagggatctgttggtgtttctttgacgtcgcacgttacaatatCTTATAAACAAGCGTATCGTAATATTATTCTTTCCAATTCATTCTTGGTTGTTATCAGTTATGTTTTTAACCAAGTAGTTTTGCTGATACTGgtttattgaatttgaaacttgaatttttattgaatgttagCCACTTTTTTGTCTAACGCAAGAAGTCAATATGGTGCAAAAAACTTTTAACGATTATACAGCAAAGTGTTTATTCAATTAATCAATTATGTTTAGTCTAATTATTTTCTGCATATTCATCATTCGTTCATATTGtgaacattttcttttcgtaaGATATGTAtctacatattttatttaatggtCCATTAcctaaaacatattaatgtttagTTTACGTCCTGATTTCAGCTTTTATTACAACGCAAGATCCTTTTTATGACATAAACTGCTGCGACGGTATTGTCCATCACGTAGAAAAGAGCAAATGGAATACGATGGAATGTTGTGGGACAAAGATGTATAACTACACAAGCCAAACATGCTGCAACAACACTATTTACAACAGTGATACGGGTTGTTGTAACGGACGTAAGAATCACATATTTACGATATCTACATATCAAATAATCTATTGATGACATACATTAATTCACTtgaacattgaatatttttacatCTGATCGGATTCAAGTTCTTTTTTCAatcacaaaaatacaatgaaaattaaaatgtcatattAGCCGGTTGtcaaacaatcaaacataaaACCTGTTAAGAACCATAAGGTAAAGTTTAAAACGACACTAACCGATAGACGTGAACGTACGAACACCACAAAAGACAATACACGCAATAAAAAATTCCAAATCACTAATTAATAAGATAACTGCCTTCGGCCGGTCAATGAAACAAAGCCTTTGTTAGTGCTCCGATGAGAATTTatggtcactgttattaaaataaaattctaaaaaatagAAGGAAGTCTTGAATTTTGTCTTTTAATTCATGCCATAAAAAGAACTCTTTGTTTATACTGTTTAGTTTTAATCGCCGTTGACCTtgacatacatttctagatGTTTTATTATCACACGTAATCCTcgtaattttatatattaacatgCTTGGAATAAGAACTAAAATCGTATACAAGGAAGAATGTACCTTTCCAAAACCCACAGAGTCGATAGTAAAAACAAACGTTAGAGTCGGTTAAACAAGTCAGAGAAATAGTGTCGGTTTTATGAACCACCTTAAATTTTGAGTGGGCAGTAAAAGCGACCTTAATTTAAATGTCGGTAGTAAAAACCATCTTCAATAAATGTTCGGTAGTAAAAAGGATCAACAATTTAAGGTCGGAAGTAAAAACGACCTTAAATCTAGGGTCGGTTCTAAACACTACGTACCATTTACGGTCCATAGAAAATAAGTTCATATGAGGTTTAAAACCTATTTATATCGGCTTTGTTAGCAAAAGCAAtcaaaatgtcatgttttcttaaactGATAAACCCTAAATAAACAACCTGAGTAGATATTTGAAGGACACACTTAATAAGTTGAATGCTTTTAGATACACCTTACATTCTGAAGGCCGAAGACTGTTGTGAAAATAAAGTCATCGACAGAGCCAAGGAGTTGTGTTGCAGAAACACCATAGTGACAAAGACACATCCTTCTCATTACGAATGTTGCTACATTAACCGGACATGGACAACATACAATGAACTCGATCCGCCTGATGTAAGTAGATAAAACTAATAGAAGTAAGAATTAAAATTCAAACTCCTTACTCCTATATCTAGTCGACTACTGTGTGTGGATCTGATATACGTCAAGGAAACAATGgtcttattatatatataataatgcaataaTGCTGAAATGGAAACTAGAAACACACCTACATGCAGCAACTATCTACGACCTTTTCGAAGCTACAAAATACAATCTCTAATATACATTGAATTAGAGATACACAACGTCAAAAGACAACAATATCGGTATCAACACATTTTGGTAGTTCCCGGC from Mya arenaria isolate MELC-2E11 chromosome 7, ASM2691426v1 carries:
- the LOC128240056 gene encoding uncharacterized protein LOC128240056; translated protein: MVCGEKQINTTTEICCGKLPHGRFKDGHELGCFQDMVFDKTLKVACGGRLEFRTSVEREYTKDFFCCFGQFHTKDNYDGCCHGDKERLYKRRLQECCNGVVVDRNIGTAQVCRGTELVDRNDGINRLRQCIGPHGQNILYDSSRYVCCTQTGMLMTKPDPGPYFCHDDGVYNSYQMQLLRLNNGTKVVVQKGIETCGNAFITTQDPFYDINCCDGIVHHVEKSKWNTMECCGTKMYNYTSQTCCNNTIYNSDTGCCNGHTPYILKAEDCCENKVIDRAKELCCRNTIVTKTHPSHYECCYINRTWTTYNELDPPDECLSKHIRNTFRISPTTPGRRSRWNQNTANETTMRIPLDECPFTECYNGKQRSACRKLYELDVYLEDVLLINKGSNLNVTIIQPDEFVNRKVTIFMPYTCPCLERGYVYTLFSSRRWVRKLTIYGDHTFANFPTINKKDFIVKRGSGETNFTCEIRGKHSDFYNSWRGSPLY